The following proteins are encoded in a genomic region of Chelmon rostratus isolate fCheRos1 chromosome 3, fCheRos1.pri, whole genome shotgun sequence:
- the LOC121604716 gene encoding zinc finger protein 420-like: MGEVTVEVKEEVTKQDFSLESLPEPLLIILSPPPPFLPAPGEPTMFWHKWLKAFEHYVEALGENELIDSSKCVLLQNCLGPEGQRIYTTLIQSETTYAAAISVLTVYFSSGRTSQMYRLKFHQRAQMPGETVDQFVSALEELLRPCSYGDIQDKLILNHLIEKTSWPQLKERLVLERETLTLDKALVIGKEVESALNEPEMFGIHEVSVDIGDDLDPPVHRKAKRGRPRRGKRRTKNKTKPCSTKTPTRSSRYKDNYYINDKLYSSDNDEDDEISVADNEQQWNEDEGCDKESDDDDDDEEYVISSTKLKGPYCPICTGRRFRDANKLARHMRTHTKEKPFSCPICAMTFSQSYHTTRHLRNQHGAGPHVCSTCGESLGSFAELQSHKRAHTSKVLSCPVCHEKFTNSGAFFSHIISHGKDQSTQRAVQNSQKSDEVEKQIIDSCNKDNHKSDDCNNNAAEKDADSGNIDSQDNGSEVSVKTEDKDIDEAKCQDGGSQKEKVPSKTKIKGHFCPICVGRRFRGPNKLARHMRTHTKEKPFSCPVCTMTFSQSYHMTRHLRNQHDLGQYVCPKCGKSSSSWLELKAHKKTHAVEGLTCLACDKQFKEKAALVSHLKLHKKVQSSPRSLICDDCGKVFGRMYHLKRHIVTHRKGSDSEHYTCPDCQKNFAFPEDLNKHLEIHVKENNGTCPKCNESFSSPEELDTHMGVHDKSYTCNTCGKKFKVEYALKKHEQGHQDEQYYCSLCRKRFIKLSHYKRHVMVHNRRESRCPHCDSVFLQLRALKYHLRTHTEERPYQCSCCIETFEEKEDLEQHCLKHRKFKRERPYSCTRCDYAFSTLIELTEHMSSHDGEQPLNCPVCGKTFLNKNKLEKHLSIHTGERPHLCSICGNGFPSAASLKLHIHIHTGEKPFQCSQCSKSFRSSSGLRLHSRQHMEVRPSYSCPECGRTYGRMTELKMHQRYHTGDKPYACTCCNKRFISKDKLNVHMRVHTGERPYSCPHCGQTFTQTGDRNRHISKYH, from the coding sequence ATGGGTGAAGTGACTGTTGAAGTAAAGGAGGAAGTGACGAAACAGGACTTCTCCCTTGAGTCACTCCCAGAGCCACTACTGATAATCCTGTCCCCGCCTCCACCTTTCTTACCTGCCCCTGGTGAACCGACCATGTTTTGGCATAAGTGGCTTAAAGCTTTTGAACACTATGTTGAAGCTCTCGGTGAAAACGAGCTCATCGACTCCAGTAAGTGTGTGCTGTTACAGAACTGCCTTGGCCCAGAGGGTCAGCGTATCTACACTACACTGATCCAGAGTGAAACCACGTATGCAGCAGCCATCTCAGTGCTGACGGTTTACTTCAGCTCTGGTCGCACCTCTCAGATGTACCGCCTTAAATTTCATCAGAGGGCTCAGATGCCCGGAGAGACTGTAGATCAGTTTGTGTCTGCATTAGAAGAACTGCTGAGGCCTTGCAGCTATGGAGACATACAAGACAAACTAATCCTGAATCATCTCATTGAGAAAACCAGCTGGCCACAACTCAAGGAGAGGCTTGTGTTGGAGAGGGAAACTCTGACCTTGGACAAGGCATTGGTTATCGGTAAAGAGGTCGAATCTGCTTTAAATGAACCTGAAATGTTTGGTATTCACGAGGTCAGTGTGGATATTGGAGATGATTTAGACCCTCCTGTGCACAGAAAAGCCAAAAGAGGACGTCCTCGGCGTGgcaagaggaggacaaaaaacaaaacaaaaccatgctCCACTAAAACTCCAACAAGATCGTCTAGATACAAAGATAACTATTACATTAATGATAAGTTGTATTCCAGTGATAATGACGAAGATGATGAAATCAGTGTGGCTGATAATGAGCAACAGTGGAATGAAGATGAAGGCTGCGACAAagaaagtgatgatgatgatgatgatgaagagtaTGTCATTTCTTCAACTAAACTAAAAGGCCCGTACTGTCCCATATGTACTGGCAGGCGGTTCAGAGATGCAAACAAGCTCGCCAGACACATGAGGACGCACACAAAGGAGAAACCGTTCAGCTGCCCCATCTGTGCGATGACTTTCAGTCAGTCCTATCACACAACCCGACACCTGAGGAACCAGCACGGTGCCGGCCCCCACGTCTGCTCCACATGCGGAGAAAGTTTAGGGAgctttgcagagctgcagagtcacaaGAGGGCGCACACATCAAAAGTTCTATCATGTCCCGTCTGTCATGAAAAATTCACAAACAGTGGTGCGTTTTTTAGTCATATCATCTCACATGGCAAAGACCAGTCTACCCAGAGAGCGGTACAGAATTCCCAGAAGAGCGATgaggtggaaaaacaaataatcGACTCATGTAACAAGGATAATCACAAGAGTGATGATTGTAACAACAACGCTGCTGAGAAGGACGCAGACTCTGGTAATATTGATTCTCAGGATAACGGATCTGAAGTTAGTGTCAAGACAGAAGATAAGGACATTGATGAAGCTAAATGTCAGGATGGAGGCAGTCAGAAAGAAAAAGTTCCCTCTAAGACCAAAATAAAAGGCCATTTCTGTCCCATTTGTGTCGGCAGGCGCTTCAGAGGGCCAAACAAGCTCGCCAGGCATATGAGGACGCACACAAAGGAGAAACCGTTCAGCTGCCCGGTCTGCACTATGACCTTCAGCCAGTCCTACCACATGACCCGACACCTGAGGAACCAGCATGACTTAGGCCAGTACGTCTGCCCTAAATGTGGGAAAAGTTCAAGTAGCTGGCTGGAACTCAAAGCACACAAGAAGACTCATGCAGTCGAAGGCCTCACATGTCTTGCATGTGATAAACAGTTCAAGGAGAAGGCTGCGCTTGTGAGTCATCTTAAATTGCACAAAAAGGTCCAGTCTAGCCCCCGAAGCCTCATCTGCGATGACTGTGGAAAAGTATTTGGTCGAATGTATCATTTGAAAAGACACATTGTGACTCATCGCAAAGGATCAGACAGCGAGCATTACACATGCCCTGATTGTCAGAAGAATTTTGCCTTCCCAGAAGACCTCAACAAACACCTGGAGATTcatgtgaaagaaaacaatggGACATGCCCAAAATGTAACGAATCCTTCAGCAGTCCGGAAGAACTGGACACGCACATGGGGGTTCATGACAAGTCTTACACCTGCAACACCTGTGGGAAGAAGTTTAAGGTCGAGTACGCGCTGAAGAAGCACGAGCAAGGCCACCAAGATGAACAGTATTATTGTTCGTTGTGCCGCAAGCGCTTCATCAAGCTGTCTCACTACAAGAGGCACGTAATGGTCCACAACAGACGGGAATCCAGATGTCCACACTGTGACAGCGTCTTTCTACAGCTACGAGCTTTGAAGTATCACCTGCGGACTCATACAGAGGAAAGACCGTAccagtgcagctgctgcattgAGACCTTTGAGGAGAAGGAAGATCTAGAGCAGCATTGCCTCAAACACAGGAAATTTAAGAGGGAGAGGCCGTACTCGTGCACTCGGTGTGATTACGCGTTCTCTACGCTAATTGAGCTGACAGAACACATGAGCTCACATGATGGAGAGCAGCCGTTGAACTGCCCCGTCTGCGGCAAGACTTTCCTCAACAAGAACAAGCTGGAGAAGCACCTGAGCATCCACACAGGGGAGAGACCTCACCTCTGCTCCATCTGCGGCAACGGCTTCCCCTCAGCCGCCAGCCTCAAGTtacacatccacatccacaccGGAGAGAAACCCTTCCAGTGTTCGCAGTGCAGTAAGAGCTTCAGGTCGTCCAGTGGGCTGCGGCTGCACAGCAGACAGCACATGGAGGTGCGTCCCAGCTACTCGTGTCCCGAGTGTGGCAGAACTTACGGCCGCATGACGGAGCTGAAGATGCACCAGCGCTATCACACGGGGGACAAACCGTACGCATGCACCTGCTGCAACAAACGCTTTATTAGCAAAGACAAGCTGAACGTTCACATGAGGGTACACACAGGGGAGAGGCCGTACTCCTGCCCACACTGTGGACAGACATTTACACAGACTggggacagaaacagacacatcagtAAATACCACTAG
- the gpank1 gene encoding G patch domain and ankyrin repeat-containing protein 1 produces MAALGFTPASGQDVFSIETREQSSFTTSSALSGKEARKFYESLVNDDEGQDVSRSAISKRENGREQQRNRESSRRTRRRVRPVEMQPDQTDPVVQREISGEREDNRRHETSNSERSMELMGLRLLRCAHEGDISSLKDLLSKGVDINFQDTYFWTAMMCASWSGQRAAVRLLLQHGAAWVGVVDTQGRDAKDLALEAGHNEVLEELESYGKCTQRNTQSGSSATQPQWCDVCCNKYSSSLSSHLSSTLHQFSLQHPPPTPYYCLPPSSNSYKMMVRCGWKPGAGLGPQGEGPKQPVSTVLKRDQKGLGYGQMKRAKVTHFQARDHDAVKPPRKEEDRRGGKGQRKEESRRKEQRDKNWERDFRASFYL; encoded by the exons ATGGCTGCTTTAGGCTTTACTCCTGCCAGCGGCCAGGATGTTTTCAGCATTGAAACACGTGAACAGTCAAGCTTCACAACAAGCAGTGCACTCAGTGGCAAGGAGGCCAGGAAGTTCTACGAAAGTTTAGTGAATGATGATGAAGGGCAAGATGTGTCAAGAAGTGCTATTAGCAAGAGAGAGAATGgcagagagcaacagaggaacagagagtCCAGTAGACGAACCAGAAGGAGAGTCAGGCCTGTGGAGATGCAGCCAGATCAAACCGACCCTGTGGTGCAAAGAGAGATTAGTGGTGAACGTGAAGACAACCGAAGACATGAGACAAGTAACTCAGAAAGGTCCATGGAGCTCATGGGGCTGAGGTTGCTGCGCTGTGCCCATGAGGGGGACATCTCCAGCCTCAAAGACCTGCTCTCAAAGGGGGTCGACATCAACTTTCAG GACACTTACTTCTGGACGGCGATGATGTGTGCAAGCTGGTCGGGACAAAGAGCAGCggtgaggctgctgctgcaacatggGGCAGCCTGGGTTGGAGTGGTTGATACACAGGGCAGGGATGCCAAAGACCTGGCGCTGGAAG CAGGCCACAATGAGGTGCTGGAGGAGTTGGAGAGCTATGGGAAAtgtacacagagaaacacacaatcTGGTAGCAG TGCCACCCAGCCTCAGTGGTGCGATGTGTGTTGTAACAagtacagcagcagcctgtcatcacatctctcctccactctACATCAGTTCAGTTTGCAGCATCCCCCACCCACCCCTTACTACTGCCTCCCCCCCTCCAGCAACAGCTACAAGATGATGGTTCGGTGCGGCTGGAAACCAGGGGCAGGGCTGGGGCCACAGGGTGAGGGGCCTAAACAACCGGTGTCAACTGTCCTGAAGAGAGACCAGAAAGGCCTGGGGTATGGACAGATGAAAAGAGCCAAAGTTACCCACTTTCAAGCCAGGGATCATGACGCGGTGAAACCACCACGCAAGGaggaagacaggagaggaggaaaaggacagaggaaggaagaaagtaGAAGAAAGGAGCAAAGAGATAAGAACTGGGAAAGAGATTTTCGTGCCTCTTTTTATCTTTGA